The following proteins come from a genomic window of Solwaraspora sp. WMMA2065:
- a CDS encoding bifunctional GNAT family N-acetyltransferase/acetate--CoA ligase family protein, with protein sequence MDRSADVLLRDGTTVHLRQIRPDDGDAIVAMHARFSDRTRYLRYFSPYPRIPDRDLARFVNVDHHDREAFVVVSGDRIFAVGRYDRMGPGSPEAEVAFVVEDAHQGRGVGSVLLEHLAAAARSEGVTSFVAEVLPVNAPMLRVFADAGFQVRRRYADGVVHLSFPIAPTEASLQVQWSREHSAEARSIARLLTPRGVAVYGASATGQGVGAAVLGHLRDGGFTGDVVPVHPAVDRIGGLPAYRRAADAGHPVDLAVVAVAPDAVPAVVADAAAAGAHGVVVISAGFAESGPAGAAAQRELIRTAHVAGLRVVGPNCLGVANTDQRIRLNATLAPQLPPAGRVGFFSQSGALGVALLAEADRRGLGLSTFVSAGNRADVSGNDLLQYWQDDPGTDVILLYLETFGNPRKFARLTRRIGRTKPVVALASGAGSTAPVEQGPDAAAVTRLFARSGVIRVDTVAEMFDVGTLLANQPLPVGRRVAVVGNSSALTTLAAAACRAQRLTVAADYPRTVAPEAGAHEFADALADAAVDAAVDALVVVFAPPLPNQLADEDADFTSALASVALAGDKPTVATLLVGQPPAGVPTYPSVEESVRALARVADYADWLREPPGTVPDLAGIDPAAAGAALTVDPVDPVGLLAGYGIEVVDSIPAASVDQAVAAARRLGLPVVLKAAADGLRHRLDLGAVRLDLATVDAVQRAYRDVATQFGAQVLIQRMVPPGVACVVESTTDPTFGPVVGFGLGGVATDLLGDRAWRAAPLTDRDAAGLVDEPRAAPLLSGYRGAGPVDRAALVDLLLRVGRLADEQPQVHRLRLNPVLARPGGLTVLHASVVIGSPDARPDTGPRRL encoded by the coding sequence ATGGACCGATCGGCTGACGTGCTGCTGCGCGACGGCACCACCGTCCACCTGCGGCAGATCCGCCCGGACGACGGCGACGCGATCGTCGCGATGCACGCCCGGTTCTCCGACCGCACCCGCTACCTGCGGTACTTCTCCCCGTACCCGCGGATCCCCGACCGCGACCTGGCGCGCTTCGTCAATGTCGACCACCACGACCGGGAGGCGTTCGTGGTGGTCTCCGGTGACCGGATCTTCGCGGTCGGCCGCTACGACCGGATGGGTCCGGGCTCGCCCGAAGCCGAGGTCGCGTTCGTCGTCGAGGACGCCCATCAGGGCCGGGGCGTCGGCTCGGTGCTGCTGGAGCACCTTGCCGCCGCAGCCCGATCCGAAGGCGTCACCTCCTTCGTCGCCGAGGTGCTGCCGGTCAACGCGCCGATGCTGCGGGTCTTCGCCGACGCCGGTTTCCAGGTCCGCCGCCGGTACGCCGACGGTGTGGTCCACCTGAGCTTCCCGATCGCCCCGACGGAGGCGTCCCTGCAGGTGCAGTGGAGCCGCGAACACAGCGCCGAGGCCCGGTCGATCGCCCGGCTGCTGACCCCCCGGGGGGTCGCCGTCTACGGTGCCAGCGCCACCGGCCAGGGGGTCGGCGCGGCGGTCCTCGGTCACCTGCGCGACGGCGGGTTCACCGGGGACGTGGTCCCGGTGCATCCGGCGGTCGACCGCATCGGCGGGCTGCCCGCGTACCGTCGGGCGGCCGACGCCGGCCACCCGGTCGACCTGGCGGTCGTCGCGGTGGCGCCGGACGCGGTGCCGGCCGTGGTCGCCGACGCCGCCGCGGCCGGTGCCCACGGCGTCGTGGTCATCTCGGCCGGGTTCGCCGAGTCCGGCCCGGCCGGCGCCGCCGCCCAGCGGGAACTGATCCGTACCGCACACGTGGCCGGGCTGCGGGTGGTCGGCCCGAACTGTCTCGGTGTGGCCAACACCGACCAGCGGATCCGGCTCAACGCGACGCTGGCGCCGCAGCTTCCGCCGGCTGGCCGGGTCGGCTTCTTCAGCCAGTCCGGTGCGCTCGGCGTGGCGCTGCTCGCCGAGGCGGACCGGCGTGGGCTCGGGTTGTCGACGTTCGTGTCGGCCGGCAACCGGGCCGACGTCTCCGGCAACGACCTACTGCAGTACTGGCAGGACGACCCCGGCACCGACGTGATCCTGCTGTACCTGGAGACGTTCGGCAATCCCCGCAAGTTCGCCCGGCTGACCCGCCGGATCGGGCGCACCAAACCGGTGGTGGCGTTGGCCTCCGGCGCCGGCTCGACGGCACCCGTCGAGCAGGGCCCGGACGCCGCAGCGGTGACCCGGCTGTTCGCCCGGTCCGGGGTGATCCGGGTCGACACGGTCGCGGAGATGTTCGACGTCGGCACCCTGCTGGCCAACCAGCCGCTGCCGGTGGGCCGGCGGGTGGCCGTGGTCGGCAACTCGTCGGCGTTGACCACGCTGGCCGCGGCGGCCTGCCGGGCGCAGCGGCTCACCGTGGCGGCCGACTACCCGCGTACAGTCGCGCCCGAAGCCGGCGCGCACGAGTTCGCCGACGCGCTCGCCGACGCCGCCGTCGATGCCGCCGTGGACGCCCTGGTGGTGGTGTTCGCGCCGCCGCTGCCCAACCAGTTGGCGGACGAGGACGCCGACTTCACCTCGGCGTTGGCCAGCGTCGCACTCGCCGGTGACAAGCCGACGGTCGCGACGCTGCTGGTCGGCCAGCCGCCGGCCGGGGTGCCCACCTACCCGTCGGTGGAGGAGTCGGTCCGGGCGCTGGCCCGGGTCGCCGACTACGCCGACTGGCTGCGCGAGCCACCCGGTACGGTGCCGGACCTGGCCGGGATCGATCCGGCTGCGGCCGGTGCCGCGCTGACCGTCGACCCGGTCGACCCGGTCGGGCTGCTCGCCGGGTACGGCATCGAGGTGGTCGACTCGATCCCGGCCGCCTCGGTCGACCAGGCGGTGGCCGCCGCGCGGCGGCTCGGCCTGCCGGTCGTGCTCAAGGCCGCGGCGGACGGGCTGCGACACCGGTTGGACCTCGGCGCGGTACGGCTGGACCTGGCCACCGTGGACGCGGTGCAACGGGCGTACCGCGACGTCGCGACCCAGTTCGGCGCGCAGGTGCTGATCCAACGGATGGTGCCGCCCGGCGTCGCCTGCGTGGTCGAGTCGACCACCGACCCGACCTTCGGCCCGGTGGTCGGTTTCGGGCTTGGCGGCGTGGCGACCGATCTGCTGGGTGACCGGGCCTGGCGGGCCGCGCCGCTGACCGACCGGGACGCGGCAGGGCTGGTCGACGAACCCCGGGCGGCGCCGCTGCTGTCCGGCTACCGGGGAGCCGGCCCGGTGGACCGGGCCGCCCTGGTCGATCTGCTGCTGCGGGTGGGGCGGCTCGCCGACGAGCAGCCGCAGGTCCACCGGTTACGGCTCAACCCGGTCCTGGCCCGACCGGGCGGGCTGACGGTGCTGCACGCCAGCGTCGTGATCGGGTCGCCGGACGCCCGTCCGGACACCGGCCCGCGCCGGCTCTGA
- the sigB gene encoding RNA polymerase sigma factor SigB, producing the protein MDTTVQVTTDGQHDLDATDDRGASADLVRAYLNGIGRTKLLTAVQEVLLAKRIEAGLFAEEKLAGPGRLSAQLRADLGVVAAEGRAAKDHLLEANLRLVVSIAKRYTGRGMAFLDLIQEGNLGLIRAVEKFDYAKGYKFSTYATWWIRQAITRAMADQARTIRIPVHMVEQVNRMVRARRDLSATLGREPTIGEIAAAMSVPEFQVIELISYDREPVSLDQTVGEDGESALGDFVAAVDPREQGGESASEGKLRNEVEIVLSTLSQREQAVIRLRFGLDDGRQRTLDEVGREFGLSRERIRQIEKVTLLKLRHPSRAQRLETYAG; encoded by the coding sequence ATCGACACCACCGTCCAGGTCACCACCGACGGTCAGCACGACCTTGACGCCACCGACGACCGCGGCGCTTCGGCCGATCTGGTCCGCGCATACTTGAACGGGATCGGACGCACCAAGCTGCTCACCGCCGTGCAGGAGGTGCTGCTGGCCAAGCGGATCGAGGCCGGGCTGTTCGCCGAGGAGAAGCTCGCCGGGCCCGGCCGGCTGTCCGCGCAGCTGCGCGCCGACCTGGGCGTCGTCGCCGCCGAGGGCCGCGCCGCCAAGGACCACCTGCTGGAGGCGAACCTGCGGCTGGTGGTCAGCATCGCGAAGCGGTACACCGGTCGGGGGATGGCCTTCCTCGACCTGATCCAGGAGGGCAACCTCGGCCTGATCCGCGCCGTCGAGAAGTTCGACTACGCCAAGGGCTACAAGTTCTCCACCTACGCGACCTGGTGGATCCGCCAGGCCATCACCCGTGCCATGGCCGACCAGGCCCGCACCATCCGGATCCCGGTACACATGGTCGAGCAGGTCAACCGGATGGTACGGGCCCGTCGTGACCTGTCGGCGACGCTGGGGCGGGAGCCGACGATCGGCGAGATCGCCGCCGCCATGTCGGTGCCCGAGTTCCAGGTGATCGAGCTCATCTCCTACGACCGGGAGCCGGTCAGCCTGGACCAGACCGTCGGCGAGGACGGCGAGAGCGCCCTCGGCGATTTCGTCGCCGCCGTCGACCCGCGCGAGCAGGGCGGGGAGTCCGCGTCCGAGGGCAAGCTGCGCAACGAGGTGGAGATTGTCCTGTCCACCCTGTCCCAGCGGGAGCAGGCGGTGATCCGGCTGCGGTTCGGGCTGGACGACGGCCGGCAGCGCACCCTCGACGAGGTGGGCCGGGAGTTCGGCCTGTCCCGGGAGCGGATCCGGCAGATCGAGAAGGTCACGCTGCTCAAGCTGCGGCACCCGTCGCGGGCGCAGCGGCTGGAGACGTACGCCGGCTGA
- the dtd gene encoding D-aminoacyl-tRNA deacylase, which yields MRAVVQTVGRASVTVDGEVVSAIGPGLLVLLGVTHTDTVTTAAELARKIYELRIFPPDPHGEGSAERSAAQLAAPVLVVSQFTLYGDARRGRRPSWSAAAPAELAEPLVTAVVEALAARGATVRTGRFRAHMQVESVNIGPQTILLEL from the coding sequence GTGCGGGCGGTGGTGCAGACGGTCGGTCGGGCCTCGGTGACGGTCGACGGCGAAGTGGTCTCGGCGATCGGCCCCGGTCTGCTGGTGCTGCTCGGGGTGACCCACACCGACACGGTCACGACCGCCGCCGAGCTGGCCCGCAAGATCTACGAGCTGCGGATCTTCCCGCCTGATCCGCACGGTGAGGGCTCCGCCGAGCGTTCCGCCGCGCAGCTGGCCGCGCCGGTCCTGGTGGTCAGCCAGTTCACCTTGTACGGCGACGCGCGCCGGGGGCGACGGCCGAGCTGGTCCGCCGCCGCCCCGGCGGAGCTGGCCGAGCCACTGGTGACGGCGGTGGTCGAGGCACTGGCCGCGCGGGGCGCGACAGTACGCACCGGACGGTTCCGGGCGCACATGCAGGTGGAGAGCGTCAACATCGGACCGCAGACCATCCTTCTGGAACTGTGA
- a CDS encoding methyltransferase: MTDYPALLHAAGIDQLRTALTAARFTSTGIAERLGPQATSAVARNDHREALRRTADGDPLATLIRLFVCAQTEPADTVAAALAPLPLADALAAGLVEQSPDGPGLRQGVDLEPYGDAWWVISDVPSHLRAGHPLAADHVLGIGGSSTTLAGAVHRRPVGAALDLGTGCGVQALHLAGHADSVTATDLSARALRFAATTAALNGQQWELLHGDLTAPVAGRRFDLVVSNPPFVVGPGTATHTYRDSGRIGDGICAELAAAAPDLLADGGTMHYLANWMHVAGEDWTERVAGWLASSGLDGWVIQREVADPVSYVNLWLADASEGPDAHRAAAWLDWFDAQKVEAVGFGLVTLRRSGHADPVVRVEELRQQVAPPLGDRVDEWFARQDWLRARDAAGLLDARYRAADGLRLQQEAGIGDDGWAVDRQTVTLTGGLRWTEEIDPLVLAVVGGCTGRLPMREQLSLLALAHDVPEHELAEAAVPVLARLVERGILLPE, encoded by the coding sequence ATGACCGATTATCCCGCGCTGCTCCACGCGGCCGGGATCGACCAGTTGCGAACCGCGCTCACCGCGGCCCGGTTCACCTCCACCGGGATCGCCGAGCGGCTGGGGCCACAGGCCACCTCCGCCGTGGCCCGCAACGACCACCGGGAAGCGCTGCGACGCACCGCCGACGGTGATCCGCTCGCCACCCTGATCCGCCTGTTCGTCTGCGCCCAGACCGAGCCGGCCGACACCGTCGCCGCCGCGCTGGCGCCGCTGCCGCTTGCCGACGCGCTCGCCGCCGGACTGGTGGAGCAGTCACCGGACGGACCCGGGCTGCGGCAGGGCGTCGACCTGGAGCCGTACGGTGACGCCTGGTGGGTGATCTCGGACGTGCCGTCGCACCTGCGGGCGGGCCACCCGCTCGCCGCCGATCATGTCCTCGGCATCGGTGGCTCGTCGACCACCCTGGCCGGTGCGGTGCACCGGCGGCCGGTCGGCGCGGCGCTGGATCTCGGCACCGGCTGCGGCGTACAGGCGCTGCACCTGGCCGGCCACGCCGACAGCGTCACCGCGACCGACCTGTCGGCCCGGGCGCTGCGGTTCGCCGCCACCACCGCCGCGCTCAACGGCCAACAGTGGGAGCTGCTGCACGGTGACCTGACCGCGCCGGTCGCCGGTCGCCGGTTCGACCTCGTGGTCAGCAACCCGCCGTTCGTGGTCGGGCCGGGCACCGCCACCCACACGTACCGCGACTCTGGCCGGATCGGCGACGGAATCTGTGCCGAACTCGCCGCCGCCGCCCCGGATCTGCTCGCCGACGGCGGCACCATGCACTACCTGGCGAACTGGATGCACGTCGCCGGGGAGGACTGGACCGAACGGGTCGCGGGCTGGCTGGCCAGTTCCGGGCTGGACGGCTGGGTGATCCAGCGGGAGGTCGCCGACCCGGTCTCCTACGTCAATCTGTGGCTGGCCGACGCCAGCGAGGGCCCGGACGCACACCGGGCGGCCGCCTGGCTCGACTGGTTCGACGCGCAGAAGGTCGAGGCGGTCGGCTTCGGTCTGGTCACCCTGCGCCGTAGCGGACACGCAGACCCGGTGGTCCGGGTCGAGGAGCTGCGCCAGCAGGTGGCACCGCCGCTGGGCGACCGGGTCGACGAGTGGTTCGCCCGGCAGGACTGGCTGCGCGCCCGCGACGCCGCCGGTCTGCTCGACGCCCGCTACCGGGCCGCCGACGGGCTGCGGCTGCAGCAGGAGGCCGGCATCGGGGACGACGGCTGGGCGGTCGACCGGCAGACCGTCACGTTGACCGGTGGGCTGCGCTGGACCGAGGAGATCGATCCGCTGGTGCTGGCGGTGGTCGGCGGGTGCACCGGTCGGTTGCCGATGCGCGAGCAGTTGTCGCTGCTGGCGCTCGCGCACGACGTACCCGAGCACGAGCTTGCCGAGGCCGCCGTGCCGGTCCTGGCCCGGCTGGTCGAACGCGGCATCCTGTTGCCGGAGTGA
- a CDS encoding HhH-GPD-type base excision DNA repair protein: protein MSLSLPIDADANELLRRSPLALVVAMVLDQQVPLERAFSAPYDLGLRLGHQPDARELAEYDPEELIAVFAQRPALHRFPKAMAARVQQVCRIVVDRYDNDPARIWTDAPDGATALARISELPGFGKQKAQIFLALLGKRFGVQPAGWREAAGEFGRDGAHVSVADIVDEDSLVRVREHKQQMKAAAKAAKG, encoded by the coding sequence ATGAGCCTTTCGCTGCCCATCGACGCGGACGCCAACGAGTTGCTGCGGCGCAGCCCGCTGGCGCTGGTCGTCGCGATGGTCCTGGATCAGCAGGTGCCGCTGGAGCGCGCCTTCTCCGCGCCTTACGACCTGGGTCTGCGGCTGGGGCACCAGCCGGACGCCCGCGAACTCGCCGAGTACGACCCTGAGGAGCTGATCGCGGTCTTCGCACAGCGGCCAGCGCTGCACCGGTTCCCGAAGGCGATGGCCGCACGGGTGCAGCAGGTCTGCCGGATCGTCGTCGACCGGTACGACAACGACCCGGCCCGGATCTGGACCGACGCCCCGGACGGGGCGACCGCGTTGGCCCGGATCAGCGAGCTGCCCGGCTTCGGCAAGCAGAAGGCGCAGATTTTCCTGGCGCTGCTCGGCAAGCGGTTCGGCGTACAGCCGGCGGGCTGGCGGGAAGCGGCCGGCGAGTTCGGCCGGGACGGGGCGCACGTCTCGGTGGCCGACATCGTCGACGAGGACTCCCTGGTCCGGGTCCGGGAACACAAGCAGCAGATGAAGGCGGCGGCGAAGGCGGCCAAGGGCTGA
- a CDS encoding DUF3099 domain-containing protein — protein sequence MRRTAGQPTVITDAEPSPGDQLRGRQRRYVLMMSIRGICLIVGAVLVTSEAPLLWLWLPICAVGMILVPWLAVLLANDRPPKDRHRMRNQRRQPTPRGGPAQVGAVPTTPSPARVIDVEP from the coding sequence GTGCGACGGACCGCTGGGCAACCCACCGTGATCACCGACGCCGAACCGAGCCCGGGAGACCAACTGCGCGGCCGGCAACGTCGGTACGTGCTGATGATGTCGATCCGGGGCATCTGTCTGATCGTCGGCGCGGTCCTGGTGACCAGCGAGGCGCCGTTGCTCTGGCTCTGGCTGCCGATCTGCGCGGTCGGCATGATCCTGGTGCCGTGGCTGGCCGTGCTGCTCGCCAACGACCGGCCGCCGAAGGACCGGCACCGGATGCGCAACCAGCGGCGCCAACCCACTCCACGGGGCGGCCCGGCGCAGGTCGGCGCGGTGCCGACCACGCCGTCACCGGCCCGCGTCATCGACGTCGAGCCCTGA
- a CDS encoding carbohydrate kinase family protein, with product MALSRPRPGRVLVVGDLVTDVVAVLTAPLAAGSDTAGGIRFTGGGQAANTAAWLAAHGVPVTLVAAAGDDALGDIRLAELAAAGVDLAVRRCPDTATGTVIVLAHGEQRSMVADRGANLSLRAGDVDAAVSLFPDATHLHLSGYPLLHPGSREAGRHALVAARSRGMSTSVDAASAAPLLAAGPARFLDWVRGTDLLLANLDEATALGLADGLPEPAPVRRLVVKRGSGGAVWHEPATVVSEAAVVVSGAVATTVPVVDPTGAGDAFAAGLLAAWLAGDDPVTALAAGGRAGATAVGVVGARPVRRVGSGLDVDDAGR from the coding sequence ATGGCCCTCAGTCGGCCGCGCCCCGGCCGGGTCCTGGTCGTCGGCGACCTGGTCACCGACGTGGTGGCCGTGCTCACCGCTCCGTTGGCGGCCGGTTCGGACACGGCGGGCGGGATCCGGTTCACCGGCGGCGGCCAGGCCGCCAACACCGCGGCCTGGCTGGCCGCGCACGGCGTACCGGTGACGTTGGTGGCGGCGGCCGGCGACGACGCCCTCGGGGACATCCGGCTGGCCGAGCTGGCCGCGGCCGGGGTCGACCTCGCGGTACGGCGCTGTCCGGACACGGCGACCGGCACGGTGATCGTGCTCGCCCACGGTGAGCAGCGCTCGATGGTCGCCGACCGGGGTGCCAACCTGTCGCTGCGGGCCGGTGACGTCGACGCCGCCGTGTCGCTGTTTCCCGACGCGACACACCTGCACCTGTCCGGCTACCCGCTGCTGCACCCGGGCAGCCGGGAGGCGGGCCGGCACGCGCTGGTCGCCGCCCGGTCGCGCGGCATGTCGACCAGCGTCGACGCGGCGTCGGCGGCTCCGCTGCTGGCCGCCGGACCGGCGAGGTTCCTCGACTGGGTACGCGGGACCGACCTGCTGCTGGCCAACCTCGACGAGGCAACGGCGCTGGGGCTGGCCGACGGGCTGCCGGAACCGGCGCCGGTCCGGCGGCTGGTGGTCAAGCGGGGCTCCGGTGGAGCCGTCTGGCACGAGCCGGCAACGGTGGTATCGGAGGCGGCGGTGGTCGTGTCGGGGGCGGTGGCGACGACCGTGCCGGTGGTCGACCCGACCGGCGCCGGTGACGCCTTCGCCGCAGGGCTACTCGCCGCCTGGCTAGCCGGCGATGACCCGGTGACCGCGCTGGCCGCCGGCGGGCGGGCGGGCGCGACGGCGGTCGGGGTGGTCGGTGCCCGGCCGGTTCGCCGCGTCGGGTCAGGGCTCGACGTCGATGACGCGGGCCGGTGA
- a CDS encoding pseudouridine-5'-phosphate glycosidase, with the protein MAESAGRTGPLHYDIQYGAEVADARRDGRAIVALESTIIAHGLPRPDNLRVAREIEAAVRATGAVPATIGMLGGRLVVGLDDAELTRLAGSDTVAKLSARDLALAAASGVDGATTVAATSVVAAAAGIGVFATGGLGGVHREAAQTFDESADLVTLAGTPITVVCAGVKSILDVAATLERLETLGVAVAGYRSRRFPGFFVTDSGHDLHWSLDSPEHVAEVIRARRRHGFGGGALVVAHPLPPQEQLDPGLHDTTLATGLARMAEAGVTGKEVTPFLLAHFHSATAGASLAVNIRIILRNADLAGRIAVAAAEAEAAHAAEFAGAAEPTGTAG; encoded by the coding sequence ATGGCAGAATCCGCAGGCCGCACCGGGCCGTTGCACTACGACATCCAGTACGGCGCCGAGGTGGCCGACGCCCGCCGGGACGGACGGGCCATCGTCGCCCTGGAAAGCACCATCATCGCACACGGCCTGCCGCGACCCGACAATCTGCGGGTCGCCCGCGAGATCGAGGCCGCGGTACGGGCCACCGGCGCGGTGCCGGCGACCATCGGCATGCTCGGCGGGCGGCTGGTGGTCGGGCTGGACGACGCCGAGCTCACCCGGCTGGCCGGCTCCGACACCGTCGCCAAGCTCTCCGCCCGGGACCTGGCGCTGGCCGCGGCGAGCGGCGTGGACGGGGCGACGACGGTCGCCGCCACCAGTGTGGTCGCGGCGGCGGCCGGGATCGGCGTGTTCGCCACCGGCGGGCTCGGCGGGGTGCACCGGGAGGCGGCGCAGACCTTCGACGAGTCGGCTGACCTGGTCACCCTGGCCGGTACGCCGATCACCGTGGTCTGCGCCGGGGTGAAGTCGATCCTGGACGTGGCGGCCACCCTGGAGCGGCTGGAGACCCTCGGTGTGGCGGTCGCCGGCTACCGCAGCCGGCGGTTCCCCGGCTTCTTCGTCACCGACAGCGGCCACGACCTGCACTGGTCGCTCGACTCGCCGGAGCACGTCGCCGAGGTGATCCGGGCCCGGCGTCGGCACGGCTTCGGCGGGGGCGCGCTGGTGGTGGCGCATCCGCTGCCGCCGCAGGAGCAACTGGATCCGGGCCTGCACGACACCACCCTGGCCACCGGGCTGGCCCGGATGGCCGAGGCAGGCGTCACCGGCAAAGAGGTCACCCCGTTCCTACTGGCGCACTTCCACTCGGCCACCGCAGGTGCCAGCCTGGCGGTGAACATCCGGATCATCCTGCGCAACGCCGACCTCGCCGGGCGGATCGCCGTGGCGGCGGCGGAGGCGGAGGCCGCCCACGCGGCGGAGTTCGCCGGTGCCGCAGAGCCGACCGGCACGGCGGGGTGA
- a CDS encoding DUF3039 domain-containing protein, translated as MTTEVLERPEVKDADADNGPEMFHYVRKDKIAESAVMGTFVIALCGERFPVTRTPKPGSPVCPRCKEIYESMTG; from the coding sequence GTGACTACCGAGGTTCTTGAGCGTCCCGAGGTCAAGGATGCCGACGCCGACAACGGCCCGGAGATGTTCCACTACGTCCGCAAGGACAAGATCGCCGAGAGCGCCGTCATGGGCACCTTCGTGATCGCACTGTGCGGCGAGCGTTTCCCGGTGACCCGTACGCCGAAACCCGGATCACCCGTCTGTCCCCGGTGCAAGGAGATCTACGAGTCGATGACCGGCTGA
- a CDS encoding DEAD/DEAH box helicase family protein yields the protein MPTVDTFPALRGWQRRALVEYLRRRSEDFLAVATPGAGKTTFALRIAAELLADGTVEAVTVVAPTEHLKTQWAAAAGRVGIQLDAAFRNADLHSAADFHGAVVTYAQVGMAPQVHRRRTMTRRTLVILDEIHHAGDSRSWGDGIKAAFEPAVRRLMLTGTPFRSDDNPIPFVRYEAGGDGLPRSRADSIYGYSDALRDGVVRPVLFLAYSGETRWRTSAGDELAARLGEPMTQDLVAQAWRTALDPAGDWMPAVLRAADARLTFLRDGGMSDAGGLVIASDQAAARSYARLLERLTGEKAAVVLSDDAGASARIAAFARSEQRWMVAVRMVSEGVDIPRLAVGVYATSASTPLYFAQAIGRFVRARRPGESATVFLPSVPHLLGLASEMEAERDHVIGAAKKREGFDDDLLERAQRNEQASGELEKRFEALSATAELDQVIFDGASFGTGAQAGTAEEEEYLGLPGLLTPDQVTVLLNRRQAEQIAAQRRARSTDQPVPAARPAERAPTAGERRITLRRQLNALVAAHHHRTGLPHGKIHAELRRRCGGPPSAQATIEQLEERIATVQTL from the coding sequence ATGCCGACGGTCGACACGTTCCCGGCGCTGCGCGGTTGGCAGCGCCGGGCACTGGTGGAGTATCTGCGCCGGCGCAGCGAGGACTTCCTCGCCGTCGCCACGCCGGGTGCCGGTAAGACCACGTTCGCGCTGCGGATCGCGGCCGAGTTGCTGGCCGACGGCACCGTCGAGGCGGTCACCGTGGTCGCACCGACCGAGCACCTGAAGACCCAGTGGGCGGCGGCGGCCGGCCGGGTCGGCATCCAGCTCGACGCCGCGTTCCGCAACGCCGACCTGCACTCGGCCGCCGATTTTCACGGCGCGGTGGTCACCTATGCCCAGGTCGGGATGGCTCCCCAGGTGCATCGGCGGCGCACGATGACCCGGCGGACGCTGGTCATCCTCGACGAGATCCACCACGCGGGTGATTCCCGGTCCTGGGGCGACGGGATCAAGGCCGCGTTCGAGCCGGCGGTCCGCCGGCTGATGCTCACCGGTACGCCGTTCCGCTCGGACGACAACCCGATCCCGTTCGTGCGTTACGAAGCGGGCGGCGACGGCCTGCCGAGGTCCCGGGCGGACAGCATCTACGGCTACTCCGACGCGTTGCGCGACGGGGTGGTCCGGCCGGTACTGTTCCTGGCCTATTCGGGGGAGACCCGGTGGCGGACCAGCGCCGGGGACGAGCTCGCCGCCCGGCTGGGCGAGCCGATGACCCAGGACCTCGTCGCCCAGGCTTGGCGGACCGCCTTGGATCCGGCCGGCGACTGGATGCCGGCGGTGCTGCGCGCGGCCGACGCCCGGCTCACCTTCCTGCGCGACGGTGGCATGTCCGACGCCGGCGGTCTGGTCATCGCCAGCGATCAGGCGGCGGCCCGCTCGTACGCCCGGCTGCTGGAGCGGCTCACCGGGGAGAAGGCCGCGGTGGTGCTCTCCGACGACGCCGGCGCGTCGGCCCGGATCGCCGCGTTCGCCCGGTCCGAGCAGCGCTGGATGGTGGCGGTCCGGATGGTCTCCGAAGGGGTGGACATCCCCCGGCTGGCCGTCGGGGTCTATGCGACCAGCGCCTCGACGCCGCTGTACTTCGCCCAGGCGATCGGCCGGTTCGTCCGGGCCCGCCGGCCGGGGGAGTCGGCGACGGTGTTCCTGCCCAGCGTCCCGCACCTGCTCGGGCTGGCCAGCGAGATGGAGGCCGAGCGGGACCATGTGATCGGGGCGGCCAAGAAGCGGGAGGGCTTCGACGACGACCTGCTGGAGCGCGCCCAGCGCAACGAGCAGGCCAGCGGGGAGCTGGAGAAGCGGTTCGAGGCGCTGTCCGCCACCGCCGAGCTGGACCAGGTGATCTTCGACGGCGCCTCGTTCGGCACCGGCGCCCAGGCCGGCACCGCCGAGGAGGAGGAGTACCTCGGCCTGCCCGGCCTGCTCACCCCCGATCAGGTCACGGTGCTGCTGAACCGTAGGCAGGCCGAGCAGATCGCCGCGCAGCGGCGGGCCCGGTCGACGGATCAACCGGTACCCGCCGCCCGGCCGGCGGAACGTGCACCGACGGCCGGGGAGCGGCGGATCACCCTGCGCCGTCAGCTGAACGCCCTGGTCGCCGCGCACCACCACCGCACCGGACTGCCGCACGGCAAGATCCACGCCGAGTTGCGGCGGCGGTGCGGCGGCCCGCCGAGTGCGCAGGCCACCATCGAGCAGCTGGAGGAGCGGATCGCGACGGTGCAGACGCTGTGA